Proteins encoded by one window of Salmonirosea aquatica:
- a CDS encoding alkaline phosphatase family protein — MKKLLPTFCLSLLLGGFLSLSGYGQTTPTRHKTLLVFFDGLRPDYITSELMPNLFAFKQKASVGQRHHSVFPTVTRVNSASYATGSYPGTHGILGNSVYFPQVNKTKSVGTTYGDLTKIAGAIDGPLLTAVSLGEVLQSAGERMMVFSSGTTGQAYLQNYTVSGGAIINPDLILPESFKPQVLADLGAVATAGEEDENRHAWITDAYLKYGLDAQGPLVSAIWYSDPDGAAHSHGIGSPEAVRAIHFVDAQFGRILEALKARELSDSINILISADHGFVTHVGKQNLTDFLIAQRLKKDKESDDVVVAEGAIYVKDHEPEAIKKIVAALQKEEWMGAIFTQARPDDAIQGWVDGTLSFATIHYNHPTRVGDILVAPNWNDDKNAQGYAGTDFSGGVAGHGGSSPYEINIALLARGPDFKASVAGTLPTSNVDLAPTILSIYDLPVPATMEGRVMGEFLKKKTPSAGKLVQETRKTEVTYPWGTYTLTLQRSVLGPYQYVDYTRVERKLGK, encoded by the coding sequence ATGAAAAAACTACTTCCTACCTTTTGTCTGAGTCTCCTGTTGGGCGGATTCTTGTCCCTGTCGGGTTACGGACAGACTACCCCGACCCGGCATAAAACCCTGCTCGTTTTTTTTGACGGACTGCGGCCCGATTATATCACTTCCGAATTGATGCCCAATCTCTTTGCCTTTAAGCAAAAGGCCAGCGTGGGCCAGCGGCACCACAGCGTTTTCCCTACCGTGACGCGGGTCAATTCGGCTTCCTACGCTACGGGCTCGTATCCGGGTACCCACGGGATTCTGGGCAATTCGGTGTATTTTCCTCAGGTCAATAAAACCAAAAGCGTGGGTACTACCTACGGCGACCTGACCAAAATTGCCGGGGCCATCGACGGTCCGCTGCTGACCGCCGTTTCATTGGGCGAAGTGCTTCAATCGGCGGGTGAGCGCATGATGGTGTTCAGTTCGGGTACCACCGGACAGGCCTATTTGCAAAATTATACCGTCAGCGGCGGGGCGATTATCAACCCGGACCTGATCCTGCCCGAATCCTTCAAACCGCAGGTACTGGCCGACCTCGGGGCTGTTGCAACCGCCGGAGAGGAGGACGAAAACCGCCACGCCTGGATTACTGATGCCTACCTCAAATACGGCCTCGACGCGCAGGGACCGCTGGTGAGCGCAATCTGGTACTCCGATCCCGACGGAGCCGCACACAGCCACGGCATCGGTTCGCCGGAAGCCGTGCGGGCCATTCATTTCGTGGATGCGCAGTTTGGAAGGATTTTGGAGGCTCTGAAAGCCAGGGAATTGTCTGATTCAATCAATATTCTCATTTCCGCCGATCATGGATTTGTGACGCATGTCGGCAAGCAAAATCTCACGGATTTTCTGATTGCGCAGAGGTTGAAAAAAGACAAGGAATCGGACGATGTGGTGGTGGCCGAAGGCGCTATTTACGTAAAAGATCACGAACCCGAAGCCATAAAGAAAATCGTCGCCGCGCTGCAAAAGGAAGAATGGATGGGCGCGATTTTCACCCAGGCCCGACCGGATGACGCGATTCAGGGCTGGGTGGATGGTACCCTTTCCTTCGCGACCATTCATTACAACCACCCGACCCGCGTGGGAGATATTCTGGTCGCCCCCAACTGGAACGACGATAAAAATGCCCAGGGCTACGCGGGCACCGACTTTTCGGGCGGTGTGGCCGGGCACGGCGGATCGAGCCCCTACGAAATCAACATCGCCCTGCTGGCGCGTGGCCCCGATTTCAAAGCGTCGGTGGCAGGTACCCTACCTACCTCCAACGTGGACCTGGCCCCCACAATTTTGAGTATCTACGACCTACCCGTACCGGCTACCATGGAGGGCCGGGTGATGGGGGAGTTTCTAAAAAAGAAAACCCCATCCGCCGGAAAACTCGTGCAGGAAACCCGTAAAACGGAGGTAACCTACCCCTGGGGTACCTACACCCTCACGCTGCAACGCTCGGTACTGGGGCCATATCAGTACGTGGATTATACGCGGGTGGAGCGGAAATTGGGGAAGTGA
- a CDS encoding DUF433 domain-containing protein, translating to MNYIDRITANPDVMLGKPVIKGTRITVELILRKITGGYTFDEILQMYPHITKDDILASIGYAASVLESEDTLQSV from the coding sequence ATGAACTACATAGATAGAATAACGGCAAATCCGGATGTGATGCTTGGTAAGCCCGTGATTAAGGGTACTCGCATTACGGTAGAATTAATTCTGCGAAAAATTACGGGTGGCTATACGTTCGACGAGATACTCCAGATGTATCCCCACATTACCAAAGATGATATTTTGGCTTCCATAGGGTATGCTGCCTCCGTGCTGGAAAGTGAAGATACCTTGCAAAGCGTCTGA